DNA from Thermococcus argininiproducens:
AACTCATTGGCGTATGGAAGAAGTTTGAAGACGTTGTGGCTGTTAGGGACATAAATCTGGAAGTTAGAGATGGGGAGTTTGTAATACTCTTAGGTCCAAGCGGTTGTGGTAAGACAACAACGCTTAGAATGATTTCAGGTCTTGAAGAACCTACTAAGGGAAAGATATACATTGGTGAAAAACTCGTGGCTGATTCAGAGAAGGGTATTTTTATTCCTCCTAAAGATAGGGATATTGCAATGGTTTTTCAAAGCTATGCATTATATCCTCATATGACTGTTTACGATAACATTGCCTTTCCATTAAAGTTGAGAAAGATTCCTAAGCAGGAAATTGATGAACGTGTAAGAGAAGTTGCTGAGATGCTGGGATTAACAGAGTTGCTCAAGAGAAAACCAAGAGAGCTCTCTGGTGGTCAAAGACAGAGAGTGGCTTTAGGAAGGGCTATTGTAAGAAGGCCTCAGGTATTCCTTATGGATGAACCTCTCTCAAATCTTGATGCAAAGCTTAGGGTCAGGATGAGAGCAGAGTTAAAGAAATTGCAACGTCAACTTGGAGTGACTACTATTTACGTGACTCATGATCAAGTTGAGGCCATGACAATGGGAGATAAAATTGCTGTTATGAACAATGGTGCTCTGCATCAAGTGGGCACTCCAACTGAAATTTATAATAAACCTGCAAATATGTTTGTTGCTGGGTTTATAGGTTCTCCACCAATGAACTTTTTAGAGGCTACCGTAAGTGAGGATGGATTTGTAGACTTTGGAGCATTTAGACTCAAACTATTAGATGACATGTTTGAGTTGATTCAAGAGGAAGGCTATGTTGGTAAAAGCGTTATATTTGGCATAAGGCCGGAAGATATCTATGATGCGCTATTTGCACAAGTGAAGGTTCCAGGAGAGAACATGGCCAAGGTTTTTGTAGACATTATAGAAAATCTAGGGGGAGAAAAGATTGTTCACTTAAAAGCTGATGATTTGATGTTTATTGCTAAATTCCCACCTGAATCTTTAGTCAAAGAGGGACAAGAGATCGATATTGTTTTTGATATGAAGAAGATTCACATA
Protein-coding regions in this window:
- a CDS encoding ABC transporter ATP-binding protein; amino-acid sequence: MAEVKLIGVWKKFEDVVAVRDINLEVRDGEFVILLGPSGCGKTTTLRMISGLEEPTKGKIYIGEKLVADSEKGIFIPPKDRDIAMVFQSYALYPHMTVYDNIAFPLKLRKIPKQEIDERVREVAEMLGLTELLKRKPRELSGGQRQRVALGRAIVRRPQVFLMDEPLSNLDAKLRVRMRAELKKLQRQLGVTTIYVTHDQVEAMTMGDKIAVMNNGALHQVGTPTEIYNKPANMFVAGFIGSPPMNFLEATVSEDGFVDFGAFRLKLLDDMFELIQEEGYVGKSVIFGIRPEDIYDALFAQVKVPGENMAKVFVDIIENLGGEKIVHLKADDLMFIAKFPPESLVKEGQEIDIVFDMKKIHIFDKTTQKVVL